A single Phycisphaerales bacterium DNA region contains:
- a CDS encoding prepilin-type N-terminal cleavage/methylation domain-containing protein, which produces MANGKGARGKGRYGFSLIEVLVALTILGTLLTAAMTALDTSFKSYKVTTEGASTHVIARMVMSRIMTMVRTGTQFGPYPVDPLDSAQNPVTSDYFEFVTRESGTDKTIVRIERRDKDDPAEGPYELWYVQSDYTNGVRTGLYARPLLSGVQEARFTLEYDVGQNLKRATVDLTIKPTNFQAASIGGNIEAPSIRLVSSVNPRKLQ; this is translated from the coding sequence ATGGCAAATGGCAAAGGTGCAAGGGGCAAAGGCCGGTATGGCTTCAGCCTGATTGAGGTGCTGGTCGCGCTCACCATTCTGGGCACGCTGCTCACGGCGGCGATGACCGCGCTGGACACCTCGTTCAAGAGCTACAAGGTCACCACGGAAGGGGCGTCCACTCACGTGATCGCCCGCATGGTGATGAGCCGCATCATGACGATGGTGCGGACAGGCACGCAGTTCGGGCCCTACCCCGTGGACCCGCTGGACAGCGCTCAGAATCCCGTGACTTCCGACTACTTCGAGTTCGTGACGCGCGAGAGCGGCACGGACAAGACCATTGTGCGCATCGAGCGGCGGGACAAGGACGACCCAGCCGAGGGGCCTTACGAGCTGTGGTATGTGCAGAGCGACTACACCAACGGCGTGCGGACGGGGCTCTACGCCCGCCCGCTGCTCAGCGGCGTGCAGGAGGCGCGGTTCACGCTCGAGTACGACGTAGGGCAGAACCTCAAGCGGGCGACGGTGGACCTGACCATCAAGCCGACGAACTTTCAGGCGGCGTCGATCGGCGGGAACATCGAGGCGCCGTCGATCCGGCTGGTGTCGAGCGTGAACCCGCGGAAGCTGCAGTAG
- a CDS encoding NAD(P)H-hydrate dehydratase: MSEAGSNAGELPTLPPRPAGGHKGTFGTVAVLGGSCAGDARMIGAPALAALGALRAGAGLARLVMPTPILGSGIAICPSATGVGLHVDDRGELVPHLAAEVIDDVILDSTCLVVGPGLGVGEGPAASSLRAVQQEDIPVVVDADAINNLALIPQLQRDFRGAAVLTPHPGEFRRLAAALNITLDPVNEATRPAAAEALAQRLGCIVVLKGMGTVVSDGHQTWVCTRGHPCLATAGTGDVLSGVIAGIIAQHGAGPKRVLSLFDAARIGVQAHAIAGERWAKSRGASGGLIATELAEEVPAALEGLR, encoded by the coding sequence GTGAGCGAGGCGGGCTCCAACGCGGGCGAGCTGCCCACACTGCCGCCGCGACCAGCGGGCGGGCACAAGGGCACGTTCGGCACCGTGGCCGTGCTCGGCGGCTCGTGCGCCGGCGATGCCCGAATGATCGGCGCCCCTGCGCTCGCGGCTCTCGGGGCGTTGCGTGCCGGGGCGGGGCTGGCCCGCCTGGTCATGCCCACGCCCATCCTCGGCTCCGGAATCGCGATCTGCCCCTCCGCCACCGGCGTCGGCCTGCACGTGGACGACCGCGGCGAGCTCGTCCCGCACCTCGCGGCCGAGGTGATCGACGACGTCATTCTCGATTCCACCTGCCTTGTCGTCGGCCCCGGGCTGGGGGTGGGCGAGGGGCCCGCGGCATCGAGCCTGCGGGCCGTGCAGCAGGAGGACATCCCGGTGGTCGTGGACGCCGACGCGATCAACAACCTCGCCCTGATCCCGCAGCTCCAGCGCGACTTCCGGGGCGCGGCCGTGCTGACGCCCCACCCGGGCGAGTTCCGCCGCCTCGCCGCCGCCCTGAACATCACGCTCGATCCCGTAAACGAAGCCACCCGGCCCGCGGCCGCGGAGGCGCTCGCGCAACGGCTGGGCTGCATCGTCGTGCTCAAGGGGATGGGCACGGTGGTGAGCGACGGGCACCAGACCTGGGTATGCACTCGGGGCCACCCGTGCCTGGCGACGGCGGGCACCGGCGACGTGCTCTCGGGCGTCATCGCCGGCATCATCGCCCAGCACGGCGCAGGGCCGAAGCGTGTCCTGAGCCTGTTCGACGCGGCCCGCATCGGCGTGCAGGCGCACGCGATCGCGGGGGAGCGGTGGGCGAAGTCCCGCGGGGCGTCGGGCGGGCTGATCGCGACCGAGCTGGCGGAAGAAGTCCCCGCGGCGCTGGAGGGGCTCAGGTAG
- a CDS encoding transglutaminase-like domain-containing protein gives MMIFRRVVPALFVLVSLASGALADSDRWYILKMMGQACGDMHSVIKTEDGKVTTSSKTTISIGRGDAVAKITMESLFVETVDGTPVMMKSVQNTGGKPITSTYTFQQDGSIELVTEQNGKPITKQLPKPEGVWLTPNAADQFVRQRMKSGAKEITLRSVTPEMGATPVTVKYTDFEKTSVVVDGRTVEATKRKITTDTGQGVFKSTDYVDEDGELIKSRMSVGGINIDVIASTRAEAQAGAKTKAAPPEIMVSTFCKPDRPIENPREVTRAVLTLSVEEDMPKLPETGAQKVAADGNRATLTISTTSLSPAPEADATDPALLAATTLANSQDPEVAKLATRAIASLNNGEDTPAAKAEACRRFVHRYISKKNLGTAFATASEVARSKQGDCTEHGVLLTALLRSNGIRSRAVVGLVYADQFAGSQGIFGYHMWTQALLEVDGKHRWVDLDATLDDSTPFDATHIALDVTKLEDGAPASGLGAVAPLLGALKIKVESVEHAAAGVGAGAGGK, from the coding sequence ATGATGATCTTCCGCCGCGTCGTGCCTGCGTTGTTCGTGCTGGTCTCGCTGGCGTCGGGAGCGCTGGCCGACAGCGACCGCTGGTACATTCTGAAAATGATGGGCCAGGCATGCGGCGACATGCACAGCGTCATCAAGACCGAGGACGGCAAGGTCACCACCAGCAGCAAGACCACTATCTCCATCGGGCGCGGCGACGCGGTCGCCAAGATCACCATGGAATCGCTCTTCGTTGAGACCGTCGACGGCACGCCGGTCATGATGAAGTCGGTGCAGAACACCGGCGGCAAGCCCATCACTTCGACGTACACCTTCCAACAGGACGGCTCGATCGAGCTCGTGACGGAGCAGAACGGCAAACCGATCACGAAGCAGTTGCCCAAACCCGAGGGCGTGTGGCTGACCCCCAACGCGGCGGATCAGTTCGTGAGGCAGCGGATGAAGAGCGGGGCTAAGGAGATCACGCTGCGCTCGGTGACCCCGGAGATGGGCGCCACCCCGGTCACGGTGAAGTACACAGACTTCGAGAAGACCAGCGTCGTCGTTGACGGCCGCACAGTGGAGGCGACCAAACGCAAGATCACAACCGACACCGGCCAGGGCGTGTTCAAGAGCACCGACTACGTGGATGAGGACGGCGAGCTGATCAAGAGCCGCATGTCGGTGGGCGGGATCAACATCGACGTGATCGCCAGCACACGGGCGGAAGCCCAGGCGGGGGCCAAGACCAAGGCCGCGCCTCCGGAGATCATGGTGAGCACCTTCTGCAAGCCCGACCGGCCGATCGAGAACCCGCGCGAGGTGACGCGGGCGGTGCTGACGCTCTCGGTCGAAGAGGACATGCCCAAGCTGCCCGAGACCGGAGCGCAGAAGGTGGCCGCGGACGGCAACAGGGCCACCCTCACCATCTCAACCACCAGCCTTAGCCCCGCCCCCGAGGCGGACGCCACCGACCCCGCCCTCCTCGCCGCCACCACCCTGGCCAACTCGCAGGACCCCGAGGTCGCGAAGCTCGCGACCCGGGCGATCGCCAGCCTCAACAATGGCGAGGACACCCCCGCGGCCAAGGCCGAGGCGTGCCGCCGCTTCGTCCACCGCTACATCAGCAAGAAGAACCTCGGCACCGCGTTCGCCACCGCCTCCGAGGTCGCACGCTCCAAGCAGGGCGACTGCACCGAGCACGGCGTGCTGCTGACAGCCCTCCTGCGGTCCAATGGGATCCGCTCCCGCGCCGTGGTGGGCCTCGTGTACGCCGACCAGTTCGCCGGGTCGCAGGGGATCTTCGGCTACCACATGTGGACGCAGGCCTTGCTCGAAGTCGACGGCAAGCACCGCTGGGTCGATCTGGACGCCACGCTCGACGACTCGACCCCCTTCGACGCCACGCACATCGCCCTCGACGTCACCAAGCTCGAGGACGGGGCTCCCGCCTCTGGCCTTGGCGCGGTCGCGCCGCTGCTCGGCGCACTGAAGATCAAGGTTGAGAGCGTCGAGCACGCCGCGGCGGGCGTGGGCGCGGGAGCGGGCGGCAAGTGA
- a CDS encoding TatD family hydrolase, which yields MIDTHCHLTFADFQDPRYPGGVAAVLEKAAAEGVTGAITISTTTRDCLKALAIAEAFPNVWCSSGVHPLYSHEGPHEWANLARVAASPRCVAWGELGLDHHYEGPHRAVQFQVLEEQLAFIKQVREQGIDRPIVLHCREAFADLIPILKGSGLDTTRMVFHCFTGTVEEARAVLDIGAWISFTGVVTYKNAPDVREAAGLMPADRIMIETDAPFLSPEPHRGQRPCQPWMSAVTARFIASLRREPWDAFHAQINANVQRFFGV from the coding sequence GTGATCGACACCCACTGCCACCTCACGTTCGCCGACTTTCAAGACCCCCGGTACCCCGGTGGGGTGGCGGCGGTGCTGGAGAAGGCTGCGGCGGAGGGGGTGACGGGCGCGATCACAATCTCGACGACCACGCGCGACTGCCTGAAGGCCCTTGCGATCGCCGAGGCTTTCCCCAACGTCTGGTGCTCGTCGGGCGTGCACCCGCTCTATTCGCACGAGGGGCCGCACGAATGGGCCAACCTGGCCAGGGTCGCGGCCAGCCCCCGCTGCGTCGCATGGGGTGAGCTGGGCCTCGACCACCACTACGAGGGCCCGCACCGCGCAGTGCAGTTCCAGGTGCTGGAGGAGCAACTCGCGTTCATCAAGCAGGTGCGGGAGCAGGGCATCGACAGGCCCATCGTGCTGCACTGCCGCGAGGCGTTCGCGGACCTCATCCCGATCCTGAAGGGAAGCGGGCTCGACACCACGCGCATGGTCTTCCACTGCTTCACCGGGACGGTGGAGGAGGCCCGGGCGGTGCTGGACATTGGGGCGTGGATCTCCTTCACGGGTGTGGTGACGTACAAGAACGCGCCCGACGTGCGGGAGGCAGCGGGGCTGATGCCCGCCGACCGCATCATGATCGAAACCGACGCGCCCTTCCTCAGCCCGGAGCCCCACCGCGGCCAGCGGCCCTGCCAGCCATGGATGTCGGCGGTGACGGCGAGGTTCATTGCGTCCTTGCGAAGGGAGCCGTGGGACGCCTTCCACGCGCAGATCAACGCGAACGTGCAGCGGTTCTTCGGGGTTTGA
- the lgt gene encoding prolipoprotein diacylglyceryl transferase gives MTLTLAAWLHDLSPVIFKFTDALAIRWYGLAYALGFILGWLWLRSMSRRGMTPLSQQRIGDAMLILVLGVVLGGRLGYVFFYDPALLVEFTRDAPFWGVFKVNKGGMSSHGGILGVIVASWVVARGVKDNSGQRRFAVPWMHVLDLTAVACTVGLGLGRIANFINGELLGQIVAMPGKAAPGWAVKFPQERMNGDPLGVDPTIPVEHAPPLTPEQTDALAALLDRFRIGMESDGTAYGRMIQVLQKGGEQGEAVARDLAPLISARYPSQLMQAATDGLILGLALWLIWYKPRRPGVVGAWFMILYGVMRIATEFIRLPDPELAALKQSSGLSMGQWLSIAMIVVGIGALVVFRLRPTDLRYPGWLRKA, from the coding sequence ATGACCCTGACCCTGGCGGCGTGGCTCCACGACCTCAGCCCCGTCATCTTCAAGTTCACCGACGCGCTCGCGATCCGCTGGTACGGCTTGGCCTACGCCCTGGGCTTTATCCTTGGGTGGCTGTGGCTGCGGTCCATGTCGCGCCGCGGCATGACGCCGCTCTCGCAGCAGCGCATCGGCGACGCGATGCTCATCCTGGTGCTGGGCGTCGTGCTCGGGGGGCGGCTGGGTTACGTGTTCTTCTACGATCCCGCGCTCCTGGTCGAGTTCACCCGAGACGCGCCCTTCTGGGGCGTGTTCAAGGTCAACAAGGGCGGCATGTCCTCCCACGGCGGTATCCTGGGTGTCATCGTCGCCTCGTGGGTCGTCGCCCGGGGGGTGAAGGACAACAGCGGGCAGCGCCGGTTCGCCGTGCCGTGGATGCACGTCCTGGACCTCACGGCCGTCGCCTGCACCGTGGGCCTGGGCCTGGGGCGCATCGCCAACTTCATCAACGGCGAACTGTTGGGCCAGATCGTGGCCATGCCCGGTAAGGCCGCGCCGGGGTGGGCGGTGAAGTTCCCGCAGGAGCGCATGAACGGTGATCCGCTCGGGGTTGATCCCACCATCCCCGTCGAGCACGCCCCGCCCCTCACCCCCGAGCAGACCGACGCTCTGGCCGCACTGCTCGACCGCTTCCGCATCGGCATGGAGTCCGACGGCACCGCCTACGGGCGGATGATCCAGGTTCTGCAAAAGGGCGGCGAGCAGGGTGAGGCGGTGGCCCGAGACCTCGCGCCGCTGATCTCGGCCCGCTACCCGAGCCAGCTCATGCAGGCCGCGACCGACGGCCTCATCCTTGGGCTGGCCCTCTGGCTTATCTGGTACAAGCCCCGCCGCCCGGGCGTGGTGGGGGCGTGGTTCATGATCCTCTACGGCGTGATGCGGATCGCCACCGAGTTCATCCGCCTTCCGGACCCCGAGCTGGCCGCGCTCAAGCAGTCGTCGGGGCTCTCCATGGGCCAGTGGCTCAGCATCGCCATGATCGTGGTAGGCATCGGCGCTCTCGTCGTATTCCGCCTCCGGCCCACCGACCTCCGCTATCCGGGTTGGCTGCGGAAGGCCTGA
- the galE gene encoding UDP-glucose 4-epimerase GalE — translation MNVLVTGGAGYIGSHAVQRLLREGHHVTVLDNLYRGHRRAMDLLGDTAKGRLAFIEADVCDRGAVRSAVLDHKVETVMHFAAVAYVGESVEDPLRYYRWNVDGLLSVLEACTAGSVPRLVFSSSCSTYGQPPDHLIPIPEHCPQDPVSPYGRTKLMGEHIIRDYAESRRLAGKPFGYALLRYFNVAGCDRTGLLGEDHTPESHLVPVVLQVALGQRSSIGIFGTDYPTPDGTCIRDYVHVEDLADAHVLAMQKLQPGDGLFYNVGIGRGYSVREIIASARRVTGHPIPVVEQPRRAGDPPRAFADPAKITRELGWKAQVTDLDDIIASAWKWMSRHPKGYRS, via the coding sequence ATGAACGTTCTCGTCACCGGCGGAGCCGGGTACATCGGGTCGCACGCCGTGCAGCGGCTCCTCCGCGAAGGCCACCATGTGACCGTGCTGGACAACCTGTACCGCGGCCACCGCCGGGCCATGGACCTGCTGGGCGACACCGCCAAGGGCCGGCTCGCGTTCATCGAGGCCGACGTGTGCGACCGAGGGGCGGTGCGGTCGGCCGTGCTGGACCACAAGGTCGAGACGGTGATGCACTTCGCCGCGGTGGCGTACGTGGGCGAGTCGGTGGAGGACCCGCTCCGCTATTACCGGTGGAACGTCGATGGGCTGCTCTCAGTGCTGGAGGCGTGCACGGCCGGCAGCGTGCCCCGCCTTGTGTTCAGCTCCAGCTGCTCGACCTATGGCCAGCCGCCGGACCACCTGATCCCGATCCCCGAGCACTGCCCGCAGGACCCGGTCTCGCCCTACGGGCGCACGAAGCTGATGGGCGAGCACATCATCCGCGACTACGCGGAGTCACGCCGGCTCGCGGGCAAGCCCTTCGGGTATGCCCTACTGCGGTACTTCAATGTCGCGGGCTGCGACCGCACCGGGCTGCTGGGCGAGGACCACACGCCCGAGTCGCATCTGGTGCCGGTGGTGCTCCAGGTGGCATTGGGGCAGCGGTCCAGCATCGGGATTTTCGGCACCGACTACCCGACACCCGACGGAACCTGCATACGCGACTACGTGCACGTCGAAGACCTTGCCGATGCCCACGTGCTTGCGATGCAGAAGCTCCAGCCCGGCGACGGGCTCTTCTATAACGTTGGCATCGGGCGGGGGTACTCGGTGCGGGAGATCATCGCGTCGGCCCGGCGTGTCACGGGGCACCCGATCCCCGTGGTGGAGCAGCCGCGGCGTGCGGGTGACCCGCCGCGGGCGTTTGCGGACCCGGCGAAGATCACGCGCGAGCTGGGCTGGAAGGCGCAAGTGACCGATCTAGATGACATCATCGCCTCCGCGTGGAAGTGGATGAGCAGGCACCCTAAGGGCTACCGGTCGTGA
- a CDS encoding alpha/beta hydrolase, producing the protein MNKLGRIAIVALAAAVAPVVQAQNGAAPHAPAAEISSSHPAMFAEFPRPRADLPFLDSANAWPKRWNNSEQRRGVVIEVDNPAEFPAGYRAPDFRPLARNASELRALKGDAPLPESLDVLTAGRGSFMYIVREADAEKPVPRSRRNTADAMLKFVSAQEEDLDSGPALVIEQTWFAVYQPKVQPRGLALVSPGLLGTPPGTLQNVSELLRKDGWLVLRMLSQPSRFTEQLEFKLDGAADIDAQAKAIAKITGNRTAECAYAVQAAAAHLESAHPGLKTQPRVAVGFSGGAMTLPTIIAREPERYAAAVLVGGGADFWLMNQRSNYRELIKAVKETWAEKPSPETLAALDEAYLKNAPLDSYHTAAVLKGKPVLMIQGTADRAVPAPLGDLLWERLGRPERWLDEGASHESLFMNLPRDHFPRMMEWLNRAAPRLAQDAPAAQPE; encoded by the coding sequence GTGAACAAGCTGGGCCGTATCGCGATTGTTGCGCTTGCCGCCGCGGTGGCGCCCGTCGTGCAGGCGCAGAATGGCGCCGCCCCGCACGCGCCGGCTGCGGAGATTTCCAGCTCGCACCCGGCGATGTTTGCGGAGTTCCCGCGCCCGCGGGCGGACCTGCCGTTCCTGGACTCTGCGAACGCGTGGCCCAAGCGTTGGAACAACAGCGAGCAGAGACGCGGTGTGGTGATTGAGGTGGACAACCCCGCGGAGTTCCCCGCGGGGTACCGAGCGCCCGACTTCAGGCCGCTGGCCCGCAATGCGTCTGAGCTCCGGGCGCTCAAGGGCGACGCGCCCCTGCCGGAGAGCCTGGATGTGCTCACCGCCGGGCGCGGCTCGTTCATGTACATCGTCCGCGAGGCCGACGCGGAGAAGCCCGTTCCACGCTCGCGCCGCAACACCGCTGACGCGATGCTCAAGTTCGTCTCGGCGCAGGAAGAGGACCTCGACAGCGGGCCCGCGCTCGTCATCGAGCAGACGTGGTTCGCCGTGTACCAGCCAAAGGTCCAGCCGCGCGGCCTCGCGCTCGTCTCTCCGGGCCTTCTCGGCACCCCACCCGGCACGCTCCAGAACGTATCGGAGCTCCTGCGCAAGGATGGTTGGCTTGTGCTCCGCATGCTCAGCCAGCCCTCCCGCTTCACCGAGCAATTGGAGTTCAAGCTCGACGGCGCGGCCGACATCGACGCCCAGGCAAAGGCCATCGCAAAGATCACCGGCAACCGCACCGCCGAGTGCGCCTACGCCGTGCAGGCCGCCGCCGCGCACCTCGAATCGGCGCATCCGGGGCTGAAGACGCAGCCCCGCGTGGCAGTGGGCTTCAGCGGCGGCGCCATGACGCTGCCGACGATCATCGCGCGTGAGCCCGAGCGTTACGCCGCCGCGGTCCTCGTCGGCGGTGGCGCCGACTTCTGGCTGATGAACCAGCGCAGCAACTACCGTGAGCTCATCAAGGCGGTCAAGGAAACGTGGGCCGAGAAGCCCTCGCCCGAGACGCTCGCCGCGCTCGATGAGGCCTACCTCAAAAACGCGCCTCTTGATTCCTACCACACCGCCGCCGTGCTGAAGGGCAAGCCCGTGCTCATGATCCAGGGCACGGCGGACCGGGCGGTGCCCGCGCCGCTTGGCGACCTGCTGTGGGAGCGGCTGGGCCGCCCCGAGCGCTGGCTCGACGAGGGCGCCAGCCATGAATCTCTGTTTATGAACCTGCCGCGCGACCACTTCCCGAGAATGATGGAGTGGTTGAACCGTGCCGCCCCGCGCCTTGCGCAGGATGCGCCCGCGGCCCAACCGGAGTAA
- a CDS encoding thioredoxin domain-containing protein, producing the protein MNRLASQTSPYLLQHAHNPVDWWPWCDEAFEEARKRNLPVFLSIGYSTCYWCHVMERESFEDAATAALLNTHFIPIKVDREERPDVDDVYMAATVIMTGRGGWPMSVFLEPTQRRPFWCGTYFPKANHPQIPTFTEVLSAINTAWREQRKEIDEQSQQLAAAVRDQVSGSTNTAQLGQQQVADAVSALLKIFDRTNGGFGGAPKFPQPCFLEFLLDARERAADDSTADAIDAAVKLTLNRMAVGGINDQVGGGFHRYAVDATWTVPHFEKMLYDNAQLARVYARAARFYGDSYLEHTARRTLDYVLKEMTSSQGAFYSAQDAEVDGKEGLNYLWTAAELRTLLEDEDDINFAVRLYGLDRGPNFQDPHHKGEPPRNVLRLDDRPDRLAKSLNLPPEAIAERTAALNARLYAARQQRKQPRLDDKVLSAWNGMMIGGFATAARELEEPRYLDAAEMAAAFVLSKLTDSAGEGGERRLLRTYRDGQAHTPGFLEDHAYLMHGLLELARATIGPKRDLHLQQAKAILTLADASFLDPKTNAWFDQRDDAQDLFVRTRSAHDGAIPSATSQMLHNLLDLAELTGEDAYRERALASLIANSGAIAESPVGTVNSTRALLRLLATDSSAAARFQQAPAAAQASTQQAPPEAVEIYASTDRVSIRKDEPAELSLFVKIADGYHVPAADPGSNDAARSMIPFRIGIINGTGISAFAGYPEGQPYHDGTKVYTGSFELQVALERTGEWTGQPLLGLLYQVCTETECLMPRNVELDIALDRID; encoded by the coding sequence ATGAACCGCCTCGCGAGCCAGACCAGCCCCTACCTCCTCCAGCACGCCCACAACCCGGTTGACTGGTGGCCCTGGTGCGACGAGGCGTTCGAGGAAGCCCGCAAGCGCAACCTGCCGGTGTTCCTCTCAATCGGCTACTCCACGTGCTATTGGTGCCACGTGATGGAGCGCGAGAGCTTCGAGGACGCCGCGACCGCTGCGCTGCTGAACACACACTTCATCCCGATCAAGGTGGACCGCGAGGAGCGGCCCGACGTCGACGATGTCTACATGGCCGCCACGGTGATCATGACCGGGCGCGGCGGGTGGCCAATGTCGGTGTTCCTCGAGCCCACGCAGCGGCGGCCCTTCTGGTGCGGCACGTACTTCCCCAAGGCCAACCACCCGCAGATCCCCACGTTTACCGAGGTTCTCAGCGCCATCAACACCGCGTGGCGCGAGCAACGCAAGGAGATCGACGAGCAGAGCCAGCAGCTCGCCGCGGCGGTACGCGACCAGGTCTCAGGCTCCACCAATACCGCGCAGCTCGGCCAACAGCAGGTCGCGGATGCGGTGTCGGCGCTGCTCAAGATCTTCGACCGCACCAACGGCGGCTTCGGCGGGGCGCCCAAGTTCCCCCAGCCCTGCTTCCTGGAGTTCCTGCTCGACGCCCGCGAACGCGCGGCCGACGACTCCACCGCCGACGCCATCGACGCGGCCGTCAAGCTCACCCTCAACCGCATGGCGGTGGGGGGGATCAACGACCAGGTCGGCGGCGGCTTCCACCGCTACGCCGTGGACGCCACGTGGACCGTGCCGCACTTCGAGAAAATGCTGTACGACAACGCCCAGCTGGCGCGCGTCTACGCACGCGCGGCCCGCTTCTACGGCGATTCGTACCTCGAGCACACCGCCCGCCGCACGCTCGATTATGTGCTGAAGGAGATGACCTCGTCGCAGGGTGCGTTCTATTCGGCCCAGGACGCCGAGGTCGATGGCAAGGAGGGGCTCAACTACCTCTGGACCGCCGCGGAGCTTCGGACGCTGCTCGAGGATGAGGATGACATCAACTTCGCCGTGCGGCTCTACGGGCTGGACAGGGGCCCCAACTTCCAGGACCCGCACCACAAGGGCGAGCCGCCGCGGAATGTGCTGAGGCTGGATGACCGACCCGATCGGCTGGCTAAGTCCCTGAACCTCCCGCCCGAGGCGATTGCCGAACGAACGGCGGCCCTGAACGCACGCCTGTACGCAGCCCGTCAGCAGCGCAAGCAGCCGCGCCTCGACGATAAGGTTCTCTCGGCGTGGAATGGCATGATGATCGGCGGCTTTGCAACTGCCGCGCGGGAGCTCGAGGAACCGCGGTACCTCGACGCCGCCGAGATGGCCGCGGCCTTCGTGCTCTCGAAGCTCACGGATAGCGCGGGCGAGGGCGGCGAGCGCCGACTCCTCCGCACCTACCGGGACGGCCAGGCCCACACACCCGGGTTCCTCGAGGACCACGCTTACCTCATGCACGGCCTGCTCGAACTCGCCCGCGCCACCATTGGACCGAAGCGCGACCTGCACCTCCAGCAGGCAAAGGCCATCCTGACGCTTGCTGACGCTTCGTTCCTGGACCCAAAAACCAACGCCTGGTTCGACCAGCGCGATGACGCCCAGGACCTCTTCGTCCGCACCCGCAGCGCCCATGACGGCGCGATCCCCAGCGCCACCTCGCAGATGCTGCACAACCTGCTCGATCTGGCCGAGCTGACCGGCGAGGACGCTTACCGCGAGCGAGCGCTCGCATCGCTCATCGCCAACAGCGGCGCCATCGCCGAGAGCCCCGTCGGCACAGTCAACTCCACCCGCGCCCTGCTTCGCCTCCTCGCCACCGACTCCAGCGCCGCGGCCCGTTTTCAGCAGGCACCCGCCGCCGCACAGGCAAGCACGCAGCAGGCCCCGCCCGAGGCCGTGGAGATCTACGCCTCCACCGATCGTGTCTCGATCCGCAAGGACGAGCCGGCGGAGCTCAGCCTGTTTGTCAAGATTGCCGACGGCTACCACGTCCCCGCTGCCGACCCCGGCAGCAACGACGCGGCCCGCTCCATGATCCCCTTCCGCATCGGCATCATCAACGGCACTGGCATTTCTGCCTTCGCGGGGTACCCCGAGGGCCAGCCCTACCACGACGGCACGAAGGTCTACACCGGCTCCTTCGAGCTCCAGGTCGCGCTCGAGCGCACCGGCGAGTGGACCGGCCAGCCGCTGCTGGGGCTGCTCTATCAGGTGTGCACCGAGACCGAGTGCCTGATGCCCCGCAACGTGGAGCTCGACATCGCCCTCGACCGCATCGACTGA
- a CDS encoding metallophosphoesterase family protein, whose product MPTAVISDIHANAAALKVVLADIEKRGIKRIVCLGDTVGYGPDPLECVDLVRERCAWTLMGNHDYGVLYEPTNFNAAAESAAFWTRQQFDQEPDDNLRAQRYDFLNRLKVRVVERIGTDGAEPVTNVPAIPGHPLLAVHGSPRRPINEYIFPDDAINATDKLESIFDRVGKICIVGHTHVPGVFTNEPDFYPPAELGENGYKFQEGEKAVINVGSVGQPRDGDPRASYVILHPTHAQFIRLEYDVAATAERIKAIPELGTWLGDRLYKGQ is encoded by the coding sequence ATGCCCACCGCCGTCATTTCCGACATCCACGCCAACGCCGCCGCCCTCAAGGTGGTCCTGGCCGACATCGAGAAGCGCGGCATCAAGCGCATCGTGTGCCTGGGTGACACCGTGGGCTACGGCCCCGATCCGCTGGAGTGCGTGGACCTCGTCCGCGAGCGCTGCGCCTGGACCCTGATGGGCAACCACGACTACGGCGTGCTCTACGAGCCGACGAACTTCAACGCCGCCGCGGAATCGGCGGCGTTCTGGACACGCCAGCAGTTCGATCAGGAGCCCGACGACAACCTGCGTGCCCAGCGGTACGACTTCCTCAACCGCCTCAAGGTGCGGGTGGTCGAGCGGATCGGCACCGACGGCGCGGAGCCGGTCACCAACGTTCCGGCGATCCCCGGCCACCCCCTGCTCGCCGTCCACGGCTCCCCCCGTCGCCCGATCAACGAGTACATCTTCCCCGATGACGCGATCAATGCGACCGACAAGCTCGAGAGCATCTTCGACCGCGTGGGCAAGATCTGCATCGTGGGTCACACGCACGTGCCGGGCGTCTTCACCAACGAGCCCGACTTCTACCCGCCCGCCGAACTGGGGGAGAACGGGTACAAGTTCCAGGAGGGTGAGAAGGCCGTGATCAACGTCGGCTCCGTGGGCCAGCCCCGCGACGGCGACCCCCGCGCCAGCTACGTCATCCTGCACCCGACGCACGCCCAGTTCATCCGCCTTGAGTACGACGTCGCGGCCACCGCCGAGCGCATCAAGGCCATCCCGGAGCTGGGCACGTGGCTGGGCGACCGGCTGTACAAGGGCCAGTGA